Proteins found in one Mesorhizobium sp. CAU 1732 genomic segment:
- a CDS encoding F0F1 ATP synthase subunit B: protein MDATFWATVGLFIFLAIVIYAGVPAMVAKSLDARADKIRNELEEARRLREEAQQLLAEYQRKRKEAEQEAGDIVAAAKREATMLVAEAKKNTEDYVARRTVLAEQKIAQAERDAVNEVRSSAVDVAIAAAGRILADRVDTKADAALFKSALDDVKARLN from the coding sequence ATGGACGCGACATTCTGGGCAACAGTCGGCCTGTTCATCTTCCTGGCGATCGTGATCTATGCCGGCGTGCCGGCCATGGTCGCGAAGTCGCTCGACGCGCGTGCGGACAAGATCCGCAACGAGCTGGAAGAGGCACGCCGCCTGCGTGAAGAGGCGCAGCAGTTGCTCGCCGAATATCAGCGCAAGCGCAAGGAAGCCGAGCAGGAAGCAGGCGACATCGTCGCTGCCGCCAAGCGCGAGGCAACCATGCTGGTGGCCGAAGCCAAGAAGAACACCGAGGACTACGTCGCCCGTCGTACGGTTTTGGCCGAGCAGAAGATCGCTCAGGCCGAGCGGGACGCGGTGAACGAAGTCCGCTCCAGCGCGGTCGACGTTGCCATTGCGGCGGCGGGGCGTATCCTCGCCGACCGGGTCGACACCAAGGCCGACGCGGCGCTCTTCAAGTCGGCTCTCGACGACGTCAAGGCGCGGCTGAACTAA
- a CDS encoding ribonuclease HII, with amino-acid sequence MTRPRPDSPTLFELPVRPDFTLEREAMRDGRLPVAGTDEAGRGPLAGPVVAAAVILDPDSIPDGLDDSKRLDAGARERVFADILSHAVAVSFASVSALSIDAADIRKASLEAMRRSVATLCVQPLMVLADGRDVPPGLICLGRAIVKGDQRSQSIAAASIVAKVVRDRMMARAGACDLRYGFEVHMGYATERHRTAISAHGPASRLHRLSFAPFRLAEPVG; translated from the coding sequence ATGACTCGCCCGCGCCCCGATTCTCCGACCCTTTTCGAACTGCCCGTTCGGCCCGACTTCACGCTCGAGCGCGAGGCGATGCGGGACGGGCGTTTGCCGGTCGCGGGCACGGACGAGGCCGGACGCGGTCCGCTCGCAGGTCCCGTCGTAGCGGCTGCCGTGATTCTCGATCCCGATTCGATTCCCGATGGCCTCGACGATTCGAAGCGGCTCGACGCCGGTGCACGCGAACGCGTGTTCGCCGACATCCTGTCGCACGCGGTCGCGGTTTCGTTCGCCTCGGTCTCGGCCCTGTCCATCGATGCCGCCGACATCCGCAAGGCGAGCCTCGAGGCGATGCGCCGCTCTGTCGCGACGCTGTGCGTCCAGCCCCTGATGGTTCTGGCCGATGGGCGCGACGTTCCGCCCGGCCTCATCTGCCTCGGCCGCGCCATCGTCAAAGGCGATCAGCGTTCCCAGTCGATCGCAGCGGCATCGATCGTCGCCAAGGTGGTGCGCGACCGCATGATGGCGCGTGCCGGCGCCTGCGACCTGCGCTACGGCTTCGAAGTGCATATGGGTTATGCGACCGAGCGCCACCGCACGGCGATCAGCGCCCACGGCCCCGCATCGCGGCTGCATCGCCTGTCGTTCGCGCCGTTCCGGCTGGCCGAACCTGTCGGATAG
- a CDS encoding PA0069 family radical SAM protein: MEPIRQADIAAYTSGGAPMANAMIEESGLRVGFDRRRGRGAGVNMSGRFEPVSRHVFDDGWNSLEELPPFKTEVQVEKPRTIITRNDSPDISFDRSINPYRGCEHGCVYCFARPTHSYMGLSAGLDFEAKLFAKPDAARLLERELAKPGYEPKTIAIGTNTDPYQPIEKQWRIMREVLEVLEAHNHPVGIVTKSALVMRDIDILSRMAEKGLAKVALSVTTLDRKLARTMEPRAATPARRLEALRAMDEAGIPVSVMIGPVIPALNDQEIERILESAYAAGAREAGYIILRLPLEVSPIFKDWLLRNYPDRYRHVVSLIRSMRDGKDYDAEWGKRMKGTGPYAWQIGRRFEIAAKRLGLNTERRRLRNDLFTPPAQAGQQLMLL; this comes from the coding sequence ATGGAACCTATCAGACAAGCCGACATCGCAGCCTACACCAGCGGTGGCGCCCCCATGGCCAATGCCATGATCGAGGAAAGCGGATTGCGCGTCGGTTTCGACCGGCGTCGCGGCCGCGGTGCGGGCGTCAATATGAGCGGCCGCTTCGAGCCCGTTTCCCGTCATGTCTTCGACGATGGCTGGAACTCGCTGGAGGAATTGCCGCCGTTCAAGACCGAGGTGCAGGTCGAGAAGCCGCGCACCATCATCACCCGCAACGATTCGCCCGACATCTCCTTCGACCGGTCGATCAATCCGTATCGTGGCTGCGAGCATGGCTGCGTCTACTGCTTCGCGCGGCCGACGCACAGCTATATGGGCCTGTCGGCGGGGCTTGACTTCGAGGCGAAGCTGTTCGCCAAGCCGGACGCGGCGCGCCTTTTGGAGCGCGAGCTGGCGAAGCCCGGCTACGAGCCAAAGACGATCGCCATCGGCACCAACACCGACCCTTACCAGCCGATCGAGAAGCAATGGCGCATCATGCGCGAGGTGCTGGAAGTTCTGGAGGCGCACAACCACCCGGTGGGCATCGTGACCAAGTCGGCGCTCGTGATGCGCGACATCGATATCCTGTCGCGGATGGCGGAAAAGGGCCTGGCCAAGGTGGCGCTGTCGGTGACGACGCTCGACCGCAAGCTCGCGCGCACTATGGAACCGCGTGCCGCCACGCCTGCGCGCCGGCTGGAAGCCCTGCGGGCGATGGACGAGGCCGGAATTCCGGTGTCGGTGATGATCGGGCCGGTGATCCCTGCCCTCAACGACCAGGAGATCGAGCGCATTCTGGAATCCGCCTATGCGGCGGGTGCGCGTGAGGCCGGCTACATCATCCTGCGCCTGCCGCTGGAGGTCAGCCCGATCTTCAAGGACTGGCTCCTGCGGAACTATCCCGACCGCTACCGCCACGTCGTCTCGCTGATCCGCTCGATGCGGGACGGCAAGGATTACGACGCCGAGTGGGGCAAGCGCATGAAGGGCACCGGCCCCTATGCCTGGCAGATCGGACGCCGGTTCGAGATCGCCGCCAAGCGCCTCGGTCTCAACACCGAACGCCGCCGGCTTCGCAACGACCTCTTCACGCCGCCGGCACAGGCGGGTCAGCAGCTCATGCTGCTCTGA
- a CDS encoding glycosyltransferase — translation MLSVVIETRNHEDALARTLSSLVGAAVEGVVREVIVCDTGSSDQTHRVAEHAGCHYIANAHASAGVRQAKSEWILLLEPGARLREGWMETVMSHINAATNAARFTRSKHPRLPFLSRIFAGRRPLVDGLVITKRQAMSLSRGDGSAGMIAKAVSARRLAAEILAAPVVKDA, via the coding sequence ATGCTGTCGGTCGTGATCGAAACGCGGAACCACGAGGATGCGCTTGCGCGCACGCTGTCATCTCTGGTGGGGGCAGCGGTCGAGGGCGTCGTTCGCGAGGTGATCGTCTGCGACACCGGCTCGTCCGACCAGACCCATCGCGTCGCGGAGCATGCCGGCTGCCATTACATCGCCAATGCGCATGCGTCCGCCGGGGTGCGGCAGGCCAAGAGCGAATGGATCCTGCTTCTGGAACCGGGCGCTCGCCTGCGCGAGGGCTGGATGGAGACGGTGATGTCGCACATCAACGCGGCGACGAACGCGGCGCGGTTCACCCGCTCGAAGCATCCCCGCCTGCCTTTTCTCTCCCGCATATTTGCCGGCCGGCGTCCGCTGGTGGACGGCCTAGTGATCACCAAGCGCCAGGCCATGTCGCTGTCGCGCGGCGACGGTTCGGCCGGCATGATCGCCAAGGCGGTCTCCGCCCGGCGTCTCGCCGCCGAAATCCTCGCTGCGCCTGTGGTCAAGGATGCCTAG
- the moaB gene encoding molybdenum cofactor biosynthesis protein B, which yields MARIDETRPFVAVGIAVLTVSDTRSLADDKSGATLAERIAEAGHRLAARDIVTDDVEQIRAIVSRWSKDDAIDVIITTGGTGFTGRDVTPEALEPLFEKRMDGFSEVFHRISYDKIGTSTIQSRATGGVLNATFVFVLPGSPGACRDAWDGILKPQLDYRHMPCNFVEIMPRLDEHLRRGAGTAV from the coding sequence ATGGCGCGGATTGACGAGACGAGACCCTTCGTGGCGGTCGGCATCGCCGTTCTCACGGTCTCCGACACGCGCAGCCTCGCCGACGACAAGTCCGGCGCGACGCTTGCAGAGCGCATCGCGGAAGCCGGTCACAGGCTTGCCGCGCGCGACATCGTCACCGACGACGTCGAACAAATCCGCGCGATCGTCTCGCGCTGGTCGAAGGACGATGCGATCGACGTGATCATCACGACCGGCGGGACCGGCTTCACCGGCCGCGATGTGACGCCTGAGGCGCTCGAGCCACTGTTCGAAAAGCGCATGGACGGCTTTTCAGAAGTGTTCCACCGCATCTCCTACGACAAGATCGGCACCTCCACGATCCAGTCGCGCGCGACCGGCGGCGTCCTCAACGCGACCTTCGTCTTCGTGCTGCCGGGTTCACCGGGCGCATGCCGCGACGCGTGGGACGGTATCCTCAAGCCGCAGCTCGACTACCGGCACATGCCGTGCAATTTCGTGGAGATCATGCCCCGGCTGGACGAGCATCTGCGGCGCGGCGCGGGAACTGCCGTCTAG
- a CDS encoding 4-(cytidine 5'-diphospho)-2-C-methyl-D-erythritol kinase, whose amino-acid sequence MSSFAVTSDAFVAHAPAKVNLALHVTGRRDDGYHLLDTLVVFTEAGDTVTARLAERDTLTIQGRYAQGLATDSDNLVARARDLLRRLAGTRPTPAVALDLDKALPIASGIGGGSSDAAATLRVLCRVWRLDLDEEVLRREALALGADLPMCLAARPLIATGIGERLAPVVLPELHMVLANPGVGVSTPAIFKALQSRENSPLPPLRATSSMANLVGWLGSTRNDLEHPAMSIAPDIGDVVKTLTANGAALARMSGSGATCFGIFGSQDEAATAAAAIATARPTWYVEATRTIEREQIHGAD is encoded by the coding sequence ATGTCGAGTTTTGCCGTGACGTCTGACGCATTCGTCGCGCATGCGCCCGCGAAGGTGAACCTCGCGCTGCATGTCACCGGCCGGCGCGACGACGGCTATCATTTGCTCGACACGCTGGTCGTGTTCACGGAAGCCGGCGACACCGTGACCGCCCGCCTCGCTGAGCGGGACACGCTCACCATTCAGGGCCGCTACGCGCAAGGGCTCGCCACCGACAGCGACAATCTCGTTGCGCGCGCACGCGATCTGCTGCGACGGTTGGCGGGCACGCGGCCGACACCTGCCGTCGCGCTGGACCTCGACAAGGCGTTGCCGATCGCATCGGGGATCGGCGGCGGGTCGAGCGACGCGGCTGCGACTTTGCGTGTTCTGTGCCGGGTCTGGCGGCTCGACCTCGACGAGGAGGTTCTGCGACGCGAGGCCCTGGCTCTCGGAGCCGATCTGCCGATGTGCCTTGCAGCCCGACCGCTCATCGCAACCGGCATCGGAGAGAGGCTGGCGCCGGTCGTGTTGCCGGAGCTTCATATGGTGCTGGCCAATCCCGGTGTCGGCGTTTCCACACCGGCGATCTTCAAGGCGCTGCAAAGCCGCGAGAATTCGCCGCTGCCGCCATTGCGTGCCACGTCCAGCATGGCCAACCTCGTTGGTTGGCTGGGCTCGACGCGCAACGATCTCGAACATCCGGCGATGTCGATCGCGCCAGACATCGGCGACGTGGTCAAGACGCTCACCGCCAATGGGGCAGCGCTGGCGCGCATGTCCGGGTCGGGCGCGACATGTTTCGGCATCTTCGGCTCACAGGACGAGGCGGCGACAGCGGCGGCCGCAATCGCTACCGCCCGTCCAACATGGTATGTCGAGGCGACACGGACGATCGAGCGGGAGCAAATCCATGGCGCGGATTGA
- a CDS encoding S49 family peptidase: MRRLFSRLLPRSMRSNAVTIPVIRLHGAIMSGGSAFRQNLSLATTAGLIEKAFAVKDAPAVAISINSPGGSPVQSRLIYKRIRDLAEEKNKRVIVFVEDVAASGGYMIAVAGDEIIADPSSIVGSIGVVSASFGFQELIKKIGVERRVHTAGQNKSILDPFRPEKKEDVERLKTLQLEIHDTFIELVRERRGAKLADNPDLFTGMFWTAKTGLDLGLIDGMGDMRGFLRQRYGEKTRLQLVSMPRGFFGRKLGIFGSSLPSGGEIAAAAADGLFEAAEERALWSRFGL; the protein is encoded by the coding sequence GTGAGACGACTGTTCAGCCGCCTTCTTCCCCGCTCGATGCGCTCCAACGCAGTCACCATTCCCGTCATCCGCCTGCATGGCGCCATCATGTCCGGCGGAAGCGCGTTTCGGCAGAACCTGTCGCTCGCGACGACAGCCGGGCTGATCGAAAAGGCGTTCGCGGTCAAGGATGCGCCGGCGGTTGCGATCTCGATCAATTCGCCGGGCGGCTCGCCGGTCCAGTCGCGGCTGATCTACAAGCGCATTCGCGACCTCGCCGAGGAGAAGAACAAGCGCGTCATCGTCTTCGTCGAGGACGTCGCGGCATCCGGCGGCTACATGATCGCGGTCGCGGGCGACGAGATCATCGCGGACCCAAGCTCGATCGTCGGCTCGATCGGCGTCGTCTCGGCCTCCTTCGGCTTCCAGGAACTCATCAAGAAGATCGGCGTCGAGCGGCGCGTCCACACGGCCGGCCAGAACAAGTCGATCCTCGATCCCTTCCGCCCGGAAAAGAAGGAAGACGTCGAGCGCCTGAAGACGCTGCAACTCGAGATCCACGACACTTTCATCGAACTGGTGAGAGAGCGGCGCGGCGCGAAGCTCGCGGATAATCCGGACCTTTTCACGGGCATGTTCTGGACGGCGAAGACCGGGCTCGATCTCGGCCTCATCGACGGCATGGGCGACATGCGCGGTTTCCTCAGGCAGCGCTATGGCGAGAAGACCAGGCTGCAACTCGTCTCGATGCCGCGCGGCTTCTTCGGCCGCAAGCTCGGCATTTTCGGCTCCTCGCTGCCAAGCGGCGGCGAGATCGCGGCGGCAGCGGCCGACGGGCTTTTCGAGGCGGCCGAGGAGCGCGCGCTGTGGAGCCGGTTCGGACTGTGA
- a CDS encoding methyltransferase yields MAESRVDDSDVNDEPHTLDAFHRGSFHLVQPASRGHRAGMDAMMLAACVPSSFGGHIADLGAGSGAAGLAAISRCMQAHVTLIENSDAMARFARLTIAHEANTRIHGRAELLVADVTLTGKARLAAGLADNGFDYVLMNPPFNAAVDRASPDALRRAAHVMDDDLFERWLRTAAAIVRPRGGLGLIARPQSLPEILSAMEGRFGNAQIMPVLPRPSENAIRIIVRAVLGSRAPLSLVPPLILHGDTGEALSERADAICNGKASLFGD; encoded by the coding sequence ATCGCGGAGAGCCGTGTCGATGACAGCGACGTGAACGACGAGCCGCACACGCTCGACGCCTTCCATCGCGGCAGTTTCCATCTCGTGCAGCCCGCATCGCGCGGTCATCGCGCAGGCATGGATGCGATGATGCTCGCGGCCTGTGTACCGTCCAGCTTCGGGGGACATATCGCGGATCTCGGCGCGGGCTCCGGCGCGGCGGGGCTGGCTGCGATCTCGCGCTGCATGCAGGCGCATGTCACGCTCATCGAGAATTCCGACGCGATGGCGCGCTTTGCACGCCTCACGATCGCGCATGAGGCCAATACGCGCATCCACGGCCGGGCGGAGTTGCTGGTCGCGGACGTGACGCTGACGGGCAAGGCGCGTCTGGCGGCCGGACTTGCCGACAACGGGTTCGACTACGTCTTGATGAACCCGCCCTTCAACGCCGCCGTCGACCGCGCATCGCCCGACGCCTTGCGCCGCGCCGCCCATGTGATGGATGATGACCTCTTCGAGCGCTGGCTTCGGACGGCGGCGGCTATCGTTCGTCCGCGCGGCGGCCTCGGCCTGATCGCCCGGCCGCAATCCCTGCCGGAAATTCTCTCGGCGATGGAGGGGCGGTTCGGCAACGCGCAGATCATGCCGGTGCTGCCCCGGCCGTCCGAAAACGCGATCCGGATCATCGTGCGTGCCGTGCTCGGGTCGCGCGCGCCGCTGTCGCTGGTGCCTCCGCTTATCCTGCATGGCGACACCGGCGAGGCTCTTTCGGAGCGCGCAGACGCCATATGCAACGGAAAGGCGTCGCTTTTCGGGGATTAG
- a CDS encoding DUF2007 domain-containing protein — protein sequence MIELMRTNDPVLISFVEALLRDAGLEHFVADQNMSIIEGSLGILPRRVMISEDDAAEARRLLVDAGIADEMKNK from the coding sequence ATGATCGAATTGATGCGCACCAACGACCCCGTACTGATCTCCTTTGTGGAAGCCCTGCTGCGAGATGCGGGGCTCGAACATTTCGTGGCCGACCAGAACATGAGCATCATCGAAGGCTCGCTCGGCATCCTGCCGCGCCGGGTGATGATTTCGGAAGACGACGCGGCCGAGGCGCGCAGGCTGCTGGTCGACGCCGGCATTGCGGATGAGATGAAGAACAAGTGA
- a CDS encoding polyprenyl synthetase family protein gives MGVVVNIEGGKRENASIEAIIALTRADMGRVNELILSKAGSDVQMIPEVANHLISSGGKRLRPMLTLAAAQMFDYKGDGHVKLATSVEFMHTATLLHDDVVDESDMRRGKRTARMIWGNQASVLVGDFLLGQAFRMMVEVGSLDALDILSSAASVIAEGEVMQLGVAKNLETTEDDYLAVIKAKTAALFSAAAEVGPIVAGASKNDRAALRSYGTNLGLAFQLIDDALDYGGDTKSLGKNVGDDFREGKVTLPVILSYRRGSASEREFWKAAIENDRTDDDSLDRARGLMTKHNAIGDTIGRARHFGEIARDALAPLKATPQKQAMLDVIDFCISRVN, from the coding sequence GTGGGCGTTGTAGTCAACATTGAGGGCGGCAAGCGCGAAAACGCGTCGATCGAGGCCATCATAGCGCTGACGCGCGCCGATATGGGGCGGGTCAACGAGCTCATCCTGTCCAAGGCCGGCTCGGACGTCCAGATGATTCCCGAGGTTGCCAATCACCTGATCTCGTCGGGCGGCAAGCGCCTGCGCCCGATGCTCACGCTCGCTGCCGCGCAGATGTTCGACTACAAGGGCGACGGCCACGTCAAGCTCGCGACAAGCGTCGAGTTTATGCACACCGCGACGCTGCTGCATGACGACGTCGTGGACGAAAGCGATATGCGGCGCGGCAAGCGCACGGCCCGCATGATCTGGGGCAACCAGGCCAGCGTACTGGTCGGCGATTTCCTGCTCGGTCAGGCGTTTCGCATGATGGTCGAGGTCGGCTCGCTCGACGCGCTCGATATCCTCTCATCGGCTGCCTCCGTCATCGCCGAGGGCGAGGTGATGCAGTTGGGCGTCGCCAAGAACCTCGAAACAACCGAGGACGACTATCTCGCCGTCATCAAGGCGAAGACGGCGGCGCTCTTCTCGGCCGCCGCAGAAGTCGGGCCGATCGTGGCAGGTGCGTCGAAGAACGACCGCGCGGCACTGCGGTCGTACGGCACCAATCTCGGACTCGCCTTCCAGCTCATCGACGACGCGCTCGACTATGGCGGCGACACCAAGAGCCTCGGCAAGAATGTCGGTGACGATTTTCGCGAGGGCAAGGTCACGCTGCCGGTGATTCTCAGCTATCGGCGCGGCTCGGCCTCGGAGCGCGAATTCTGGAAGGCCGCGATCGAGAACGACCGCACCGACGATGATTCGCTCGATCGCGCACGCGGCCTGATGACCAAACACAACGCGATCGGCGACACGATCGGGCGCGCGCGCCATTTCGGCGAGATCGCCCGCGACGCGCTCGCGCCCCTCAAGGCCACCCCGCAAAAGCAGGCGATGCTGGACGTTATCGACTTCTGCATCAGCCGCGTGAACTGA
- a CDS encoding tetratricopeptide repeat protein has translation MRLLTGRWIVAAGLLASTALTIPASANQPETPLEMVRVSTLSGAYLAARIAETDNELDASIAYYQRALSFDPDNQTLQQSLLLGLISQGSFEEALPFAEKLKSAPEVERFSRLALGVDAINKGEYVEAQNFLKLALESDLDKLITGIMTAWAKLGAGDDAGALATLDSLSGPEWYNLFVSHHRGLIADLAGDTEAARTAYEATATNAAAGGAAPDAYLRALEAYAGFLARQGERDEALAVLDKAEEFAPGRVTVVALREHIEAGDEIAPLIPDVKKGTAEVLLNLATALNRSGGESFVRLYLQYAIALWPDSDAILIQLAGVAEQQGDGARAIAFYERIPDASPMKRVAELQLGLNLADLDRHDEAIEHLKAALSEDQDDMRAYLALGGVYSSQEKYQESADLYDRAVALISEPKRQDWNIFYQRGIAYERLKEWPKAEPNFRKALELFPEQPQVLNYLGYSWVDMNMNLQEGLDMIQRAVDLRPSDGYIVDSLGWAYYRLGRFDDAVRELERAVGLMPADPVLNDHLGDAYWRVGRKLEATFQWKHARALDPEPEILADVEKKLVEGLPPVEDRAEVEETTEEASLAPAMVPIPDVPAAPRQPAPAAAVETVSTGDPVHVVLPGESLWSIANRALGDGNRYNDILELNPELRGDPGRIVPGQQLRLPQAAN, from the coding sequence ATGCGGCTTTTGACAGGACGCTGGATCGTGGCTGCGGGACTGCTCGCCAGCACGGCGCTCACGATACCGGCATCGGCGAACCAGCCAGAGACCCCGCTCGAGATGGTGCGCGTCAGCACGCTTTCGGGCGCCTACCTCGCGGCACGCATAGCCGAGACGGACAACGAGCTCGACGCTTCCATCGCCTATTATCAGCGCGCGCTGTCCTTCGATCCCGACAATCAGACGCTTCAGCAGAGCCTGCTTCTCGGTTTGATCTCGCAAGGATCGTTCGAAGAAGCGCTTCCGTTCGCTGAAAAACTGAAGTCTGCGCCAGAAGTCGAGCGTTTCTCGCGCCTCGCGCTCGGCGTCGACGCGATCAACAAGGGCGAGTACGTCGAAGCGCAGAATTTTCTCAAGCTGGCGCTCGAATCCGATCTCGACAAGCTGATCACCGGCATCATGACCGCGTGGGCCAAGCTCGGCGCGGGAGACGATGCAGGGGCCCTGGCCACACTCGACAGCCTGTCCGGCCCCGAATGGTACAACCTCTTCGTCAGCCACCATCGCGGCCTCATCGCCGATCTCGCCGGCGACACGGAGGCGGCACGCACCGCCTATGAGGCGACCGCGACCAACGCGGCAGCCGGCGGCGCTGCTCCCGATGCATATCTGCGCGCGCTCGAAGCCTATGCGGGTTTCCTGGCAAGGCAGGGCGAGCGCGACGAAGCGCTGGCCGTGCTCGACAAGGCCGAGGAATTCGCGCCCGGCCGCGTCACTGTGGTTGCACTTCGCGAGCATATCGAGGCCGGCGACGAAATCGCGCCGCTCATCCCCGACGTGAAGAAGGGGACGGCGGAGGTCCTTCTCAACCTCGCGACCGCGCTCAACCGCTCGGGCGGCGAGTCCTTCGTGCGCCTCTATCTCCAATATGCGATCGCGCTCTGGCCCGACAGCGACGCGATCCTGATCCAGCTTGCCGGCGTCGCCGAGCAGCAGGGTGACGGCGCGCGCGCGATCGCGTTCTACGAGAGGATTCCCGACGCCTCGCCCATGAAGCGTGTCGCCGAATTGCAGCTTGGCCTCAATCTGGCTGACCTCGACCGCCACGACGAGGCGATCGAGCATCTGAAGGCCGCGCTTTCGGAAGATCAGGACGACATGCGCGCCTATCTGGCGCTTGGCGGCGTCTACTCCTCGCAGGAAAAATACCAGGAATCCGCCGATCTCTACGATCGCGCGGTGGCGCTCATTTCCGAGCCGAAGCGGCAGGACTGGAACATCTTCTACCAGCGCGGCATCGCCTATGAGCGCCTGAAGGAATGGCCCAAGGCGGAGCCGAACTTCCGCAAGGCACTGGAACTCTTCCCCGAGCAGCCGCAGGTCCTGAACTATCTCGGCTATTCCTGGGTCGACATGAACATGAACCTCCAGGAAGGGCTGGACATGATCCAGCGGGCCGTGGATTTGCGCCCGAGCGACGGCTACATCGTCGATTCGCTGGGCTGGGCGTATTATCGGCTCGGACGGTTCGACGATGCCGTGCGCGAACTCGAGCGCGCCGTTGGCCTGATGCCGGCCGACCCGGTCCTCAACGATCATCTGGGCGACGCCTACTGGCGCGTCGGACGCAAGCTCGAAGCGACCTTCCAGTGGAAACACGCGCGCGCCCTCGATCCCGAGCCGGAAATCCTGGCGGACGTCGAGAAGAAGCTGGTCGAAGGCCTGCCGCCGGTCGAGGATCGCGCTGAAGTCGAGGAAACCACCGAGGAGGCGTCGCTGGCGCCTGCCATGGTGCCGATCCCGGATGTGCCCGCCGCGCCGCGCCAGCCTGCTCCCGCCGCAGCCGTCGAAACGGTCTCCACGGGCGATCCGGTCCACGTCGTCCTGCCGGGCGAGTCGCTCTGGTCGATCGCCAACCGGGCGCTCGGCGACGGCAACCGGTACAACGACATCCTGGAGCTCAATCCCGAACTGCGCGGCGATCCCGGCCGCATCGTTCCCGGCCAGCAACTGCGTCTGCCCCAGGCCGCGAACTGA
- a CDS encoding glycine--tRNA ligase subunit alpha: protein MTTDKPAHMHPSRSFQGLILTLHDYWAAYGCVVLQPYDMEVGAGTFHPATTLRALGPRPWNAAYVQPSRRPKDGRYGENPNRLQHYYQYQVILKPNPSNLQELYLGSLEAIGIDPLLHDIRFVEDDWESPTLGAWGLGWECWCDGMEVSQFTYFQQVCGIECAPVAGELTYGLERLAMYVQGVDNVYDLNFNGREGAEKVTYGDVFLQAEQEYSRHNFEHADTAILLRHFEDAERECKALLDAGAPKESDNRPVHKMVFPAYDQAIKASHAFNLLDARGVISVTERQSYILRVRNLAKACGEAFLATEAGGFGWTEGKAA, encoded by the coding sequence GTGACCACCGACAAGCCTGCCCATATGCATCCGAGCCGCTCCTTCCAGGGGCTTATCCTGACGCTGCACGACTACTGGGCGGCCTATGGCTGCGTCGTGCTCCAGCCCTATGACATGGAAGTCGGCGCCGGCACGTTCCATCCTGCTACGACGTTGCGTGCGCTCGGGCCCCGGCCGTGGAACGCCGCCTATGTGCAGCCGTCGCGCCGGCCGAAGGACGGGCGCTATGGCGAGAACCCGAACCGGCTCCAGCACTACTACCAATATCAGGTGATTCTGAAGCCGAACCCCTCGAACCTTCAGGAACTCTATCTCGGCTCGCTGGAGGCGATCGGCATCGATCCGCTGCTGCACGACATCCGCTTCGTCGAGGATGACTGGGAAAGCCCGACGCTGGGCGCCTGGGGCCTCGGCTGGGAATGCTGGTGCGACGGCATGGAGGTCTCGCAGTTCACCTATTTCCAGCAGGTCTGCGGCATCGAATGCGCGCCGGTCGCGGGCGAACTCACCTACGGGTTGGAGCGTCTCGCAATGTATGTGCAGGGCGTCGACAACGTCTACGACCTGAACTTCAACGGCCGCGAAGGCGCAGAGAAGGTCACCTATGGCGACGTGTTCCTACAGGCGGAGCAGGAATATTCGCGGCACAATTTCGAGCATGCCGACACGGCCATCCTGTTGCGCCATTTCGAGGACGCCGAGCGGGAGTGCAAGGCGCTCCTCGATGCCGGTGCGCCCAAGGAAAGCGACAACCGGCCGGTGCACAAGATGGTGTTTCCCGCCTACGACCAGGCGATCAAGGCGAGCCATGCCTTCAACCTGCTCGATGCGCGCGGCGTGATCTCGGTCACCGAACGCCAGAGCTACATCCTGCGGGTCCGCAACCTGGCCAAGGCCTGCGGCGAAGCGTTTCTTGCAACAGAAGCCGGCGGGTTCGGCTGGACGGAAGGAAAAGCGGCATGA